A region of Nitrospirota bacterium DNA encodes the following proteins:
- a CDS encoding tetratricopeptide repeat protein translates to MNKLLVFALFFPLLFACATQPPRVAADAKMPDPDAAFFFIKGYEAELAHNWQEAEAFYRKALVIDPQSRYIRVQLGYVLTRREKTDEVLALMDALLGEQPDDVHALKLKAEILRQQKKYQDAVRVIERLSKLQPDNTDNLLILGFFHYSLDQYDQAIAVLGELIKKDDDAYKAFDLLGSVYIDKKDYEKAEEYLRSAIELNPDLDTAYFKLGVIAEIRNDLGNAIRNYETAVRLDPYNSQMRQRLAQAYLKLKTSGKTLDELKSISRQSPADADVHMRMGMFFFEEKQYDKALEELNIALTIRPESTMILYYLALVLEETGKYDEALSTLKLVIKREPSNINAFLHRAYIYGKQKKNEEAIRVYQEILSFEKEKPEIYLYYSHELMQKKDYQKVEAVLHEALARFRDNDELLFALAVLYEKTGRFDDMVISLRKAIELNPKNAEALNYLGYSFADKGSNLDEAQSLIRRALELKPGNGYYIDSLGWVYFKQGRLEQALEAIRQSVSIAVDDPVLYEHLGDVYHALGRKEQAAESWKRSLQFQEKEEGLKERVERKLGGLEKEKGK, encoded by the coding sequence ATGAATAAATTGCTGGTTTTTGCTCTCTTTTTTCCGCTGCTTTTCGCCTGTGCTACCCAGCCGCCCAGGGTCGCTGCAGATGCAAAAATGCCCGACCCGGACGCTGCTTTTTTCTTTATTAAGGGGTATGAGGCTGAACTCGCCCATAACTGGCAGGAGGCGGAAGCATTCTACCGAAAGGCCCTTGTGATAGATCCTCAGTCACGGTACATCAGGGTGCAGCTTGGGTATGTGCTTACCCGCAGGGAGAAGACGGATGAAGTGCTTGCTCTCATGGATGCCTTGCTCGGGGAACAGCCGGATGATGTGCATGCGTTAAAATTGAAGGCCGAAATCCTCAGGCAGCAGAAGAAATACCAGGATGCTGTCCGGGTGATCGAGAGGCTTTCGAAGCTGCAGCCCGACAACACGGACAACCTGTTGATCCTGGGTTTTTTTCACTACAGTCTTGACCAGTATGACCAGGCTATAGCGGTGCTCGGGGAGCTGATAAAGAAAGATGATGATGCGTACAAGGCGTTCGATCTTCTTGGTTCTGTGTACATCGACAAAAAGGACTATGAAAAGGCAGAAGAATATTTGAGAAGTGCCATTGAGCTCAATCCTGATCTGGACACGGCGTATTTTAAGCTTGGCGTTATTGCCGAGATCAGGAATGATCTCGGCAATGCCATTAGAAACTATGAGACGGCTGTCAGGCTCGATCCTTACAACAGTCAGATGCGGCAGCGCCTGGCCCAGGCTTATCTGAAGCTGAAGACGTCAGGAAAGACCCTTGATGAACTGAAGAGCATCAGCAGGCAATCGCCTGCTGATGCTGACGTTCATATGCGCATGGGTATGTTTTTCTTTGAGGAGAAGCAATATGACAAGGCGCTTGAGGAGCTGAATATTGCCTTGACGATCAGGCCGGAAAGCACGATGATCCTGTATTATCTGGCTCTGGTACTCGAGGAGACAGGCAAATATGATGAAGCGCTCTCGACCCTGAAGCTGGTGATCAAACGTGAGCCTTCAAACATCAATGCATTTCTCCACCGTGCCTATATCTACGGCAAACAGAAGAAGAACGAGGAGGCGATCCGAGTCTATCAGGAGATCCTGAGCTTTGAGAAGGAGAAACCTGAGATCTATCTTTACTATTCCCATGAGCTTATGCAGAAGAAGGACTATCAGAAGGTGGAGGCGGTTCTTCATGAAGCTCTTGCTAGATTCAGGGATAATGACGAACTGCTGTTTGCGCTTGCGGTTCTCTATGAAAAGACCGGCCGTTTTGATGATATGGTCATCAGTCTCCGCAAGGCAATAGAGCTGAATCCGAAGAACGCCGAGGCATTGAACTATCTCGGATATTCTTTTGCTGATAAGGGCTCGAATCTCGACGAGGCGCAGTCTCTGATACGGCGCGCCTTGGAACTCAAGCCGGGCAACGGATATTACATAGACAGTCTGGGTTGGGTCTATTTCAAGCAGGGAAGGCTTGAACAGGCTCTTGAGGCGATCAGGCAGTCCGTGAGCATTGCTGTGGATGACCCTGTGCTGTACGAGCACCTCGGCGATGTGTATCATGCGCTGGGCCGGAAAGAGCAGGCAGCTGAGTCCTGGAAGCGGTCTCTCCAGTTCCAGGAAAAAGAGGAGGGACTGAAGGAGAGGGTCGAAAGGAAGTTGGGCGGCCTCGAAAAAGAAAAGGGAAAGTGA
- a CDS encoding insulinase family protein — protein MFIKEHLENGIPVVMESFKTVRAVAVGVWVKVGSRYESREENGISHFLEHMFFKGTKKYTAKDIAVEIDTMGGDLNAYTSRENTAFYVKVLDEYLEKGVNLLSEIFVHSTFPEDEIDKEKKIIREEVKMVEDTPDDYIHDLFNETVWGSEGLGQSILGTRETIASFTREDIVSHIRRYYGTKDLVIACAGNFDHAEMMRILNRRFGGLRQGSEPKIGPVPLFMSEAKVVPKDLSEAHICIGVPAISQVSEERYSLFILNSILGGSVSSRLFQEIRENRGLAYSVFSFTSSYLDTGLWAVYAGVSKKRVSEVTELIVSEMMRLKETITADELDKSKRHIKGNMLLALESTNSRMNNIARQEMYFGKYISPDEIITAVDRVSLNQVTDLAERLIRRSLFSAVVYGPVDKDVLKGIF, from the coding sequence ATGTTTATAAAAGAGCATCTCGAAAACGGCATTCCGGTCGTCATGGAATCATTTAAAACCGTCCGTGCCGTTGCTGTGGGTGTATGGGTGAAGGTCGGTTCGCGCTACGAATCCCGTGAGGAGAACGGCATCTCACATTTCCTTGAACATATGTTCTTCAAGGGCACGAAGAAATATACGGCCAAGGATATTGCCGTCGAGATAGACACCATGGGAGGGGACCTGAATGCGTACACGTCGCGCGAAAACACCGCTTTTTACGTGAAAGTGCTTGACGAGTATCTCGAAAAAGGGGTTAACCTGCTCTCGGAGATCTTTGTTCATTCGACGTTTCCGGAGGACGAGATCGACAAAGAGAAGAAGATCATCAGGGAAGAGGTCAAAATGGTTGAGGACACGCCTGATGACTATATCCATGACCTCTTCAACGAGACCGTATGGGGCAGTGAGGGGCTCGGTCAATCGATCCTCGGCACCCGGGAGACCATAGCCTCTTTTACGCGGGAAGATATTGTTTCGCACATCAGGCGTTACTATGGTACAAAGGATCTGGTTATTGCCTGTGCCGGCAACTTCGACCACGCGGAGATGATGAGGATACTCAACCGCCGTTTTGGCGGACTGCGGCAGGGTTCGGAACCTAAGATAGGTCCTGTCCCGCTTTTCATGTCTGAGGCAAAAGTCGTTCCGAAAGATCTCTCAGAGGCGCACATCTGTATTGGCGTGCCGGCAATATCGCAGGTGAGCGAGGAGCGGTATTCCCTCTTTATTCTGAACTCGATCCTGGGCGGAAGCGTGAGTTCACGGCTCTTTCAGGAGATCCGGGAGAACCGCGGCCTTGCGTACTCGGTATTTTCATTTACATCATCCTATCTTGACACCGGGCTCTGGGCGGTCTATGCCGGCGTAAGCAAGAAAAGGGTCAGTGAGGTGACAGAACTTATTGTCAGTGAGATGATGCGGCTGAAGGAGACCATAACCGCTGACGAGCTTGACAAGTCAAAGCGCCATATCAAAGGCAACATGCTGCTGGCACTTGAATCAACGAACAGCCGCATGAACAACATAGCCCGTCAGGAGATGTATTTTGGAAAATACATCTCGCCTGATGAGATCATCACGGCAGTGGACCGGGTGAGCCTGAATCAGGTCACGGACCTTGCGGAAAGACTGATCAGAAGGTCCCTGTTTTCCGCGGTCGTGTACGGCCCGGTCGATAAAGACGTTCTGAAAGGCATCTTTTGA
- the pnp gene encoding polyribonucleotide nucleotidyltransferase, giving the protein MTKTVATELRGKELILETGKMARQADGSVVARYGDTVVLATAVSSKTPREGIDFFPLTIDYLEKTYAAGKIPGGFFKREGRPTEKEVLTSRLIDRPHRPLFPKGYSCETQGIVNVLSYGDENIADVLGITSMSAALHISDIPFDGPVAAVRIGRIDGAFVINPDLKEVDACDLNLVVAGTEDAVAMVEGSAQEMSESDLLEAIDLAHAEIKKLCGVQNEFRAKVGKPKRNFTVPEKDEDLKNKVKELALAKITEAIVIPDKLRRQTALDEILKEIVKTLNTGEKDIAKDIAAAFNDIEKNLVRDMILSRNVRADGRTPDQIRPISAEVGLLPRTHGSALFVRGETQCLAVVTLGTTDDEQRIDSLDGETKKTFMLHYNFPPFSVGEVKPLRSPGRREIGHGILAERSIRAIMPSKADFPYTVRIVSDTLESNGSSSMASVCGGTLALMDAGVPIKAPVAGIAMGLIKEGDRVVVLTDILGLEDHLGDMDFKVTGTENGIAAFQMDTKIGGISRAIMEKALEQARQGRLFILNKIKETMTEPRKELASHAPRMYTMQIKQDKIREVIGTGGKVIRGIIEQTGVKINIDDTGLISIAAVDGVAAQKAIDIINGIIAEAEIGKIYLGKIKKIMDFGAFVEILPGTEGLCHISQLSDKRVANVTDEVSEGEEILVKVIEIDKMGKIRLSRKEAMREQESKDK; this is encoded by the coding sequence ATGACTAAGACTGTTGCAACTGAACTTCGCGGCAAGGAATTAATTTTAGAAACAGGAAAGATGGCGAGGCAGGCTGACGGCTCTGTTGTTGCCCGTTACGGCGACACGGTAGTGCTGGCAACTGCGGTGAGCAGCAAGACGCCGAGAGAGGGGATAGACTTCTTCCCTTTAACGATCGATTACCTCGAAAAGACTTACGCAGCCGGCAAGATACCGGGCGGTTTTTTCAAAAGAGAGGGCAGGCCTACAGAAAAAGAGGTCCTGACCTCCCGTCTTATTGACCGGCCTCACCGGCCGCTCTTCCCCAAGGGTTACAGTTGTGAGACCCAGGGGATCGTCAATGTGCTGTCCTATGGTGACGAGAATATTGCCGATGTTCTCGGCATAACCAGCATGTCTGCGGCGCTGCATATATCTGATATCCCCTTTGACGGCCCCGTAGCCGCCGTCAGGATTGGGAGGATTGATGGAGCGTTCGTTATCAATCCTGATCTTAAGGAAGTTGACGCGTGTGACCTCAACCTGGTTGTCGCAGGAACAGAGGACGCGGTCGCCATGGTTGAAGGCAGTGCGCAGGAGATGAGTGAGTCTGACCTTCTTGAAGCAATTGATCTGGCGCATGCAGAGATAAAGAAACTCTGCGGGGTCCAGAACGAGTTCAGGGCAAAGGTCGGCAAGCCCAAGAGAAACTTCACGGTCCCGGAAAAAGACGAGGACCTTAAGAATAAAGTGAAAGAGCTTGCGCTGGCGAAGATCACGGAAGCGATCGTCATCCCGGACAAGTTAAGAAGACAGACAGCGCTTGATGAGATCCTTAAGGAGATCGTAAAAACGTTGAACACGGGAGAAAAAGACATTGCCAAGGACATCGCTGCTGCGTTCAATGACATAGAGAAGAACCTTGTGCGTGACATGATACTTTCCCGGAATGTGCGTGCTGACGGAAGGACTCCGGACCAGATCAGGCCTATCAGCGCTGAAGTTGGCCTTCTTCCAAGGACTCATGGTTCTGCCCTGTTTGTGAGAGGCGAAACTCAGTGTCTTGCTGTGGTCACCCTGGGAACAACGGATGATGAGCAGAGGATCGATTCCCTTGATGGTGAGACAAAGAAGACCTTTATGCTGCATTACAATTTCCCGCCGTTCAGCGTTGGTGAGGTAAAGCCGTTACGGTCTCCCGGCAGGCGCGAGATCGGTCACGGGATACTTGCTGAGAGGTCGATCAGGGCGATCATGCCTTCGAAGGCAGATTTCCCTTATACCGTAAGGATAGTATCCGATACCCTTGAGTCGAATGGTTCATCTTCCATGGCCTCAGTATGCGGAGGCACCCTTGCATTGATGGATGCCGGCGTGCCGATTAAGGCTCCTGTTGCCGGCATTGCGATGGGTCTCATAAAAGAGGGTGACCGCGTTGTGGTGCTGACTGACATCCTTGGCCTGGAAGATCACCTGGGCGACATGGATTTTAAGGTTACCGGTACGGAGAACGGTATTGCCGCATTCCAGATGGATACCAAGATCGGTGGTATATCACGTGCAATTATGGAAAAAGCGCTTGAGCAGGCCAGGCAGGGCAGGCTCTTTATTCTGAACAAGATTAAAGAGACCATGACCGAACCAAGGAAAGAACTTGCAAGTCATGCCCCAAGAATGTATACCATGCAGATCAAGCAGGATAAGATACGAGAGGTCATCGGCACAGGCGGCAAGGTCATCCGCGGCATTATTGAGCAGACCGGCGTAAAGATCAATATCGATGACACCGGCTTGATCAGTATCGCTGCTGTTGACGGTGTAGCTGCGCAGAAGGCGATCGATATCATCAACGGGATCATCGCCGAGGCAGAGATCGGAAAGATCTATCTGGGCAAGATCAAGAAGATCATGGATTTCGGTGCATTTGTCGAGATACTGCCCGGCACTGAGGGCCTCTGCCATATTTCTCAGCTGTCGGACAAGAGAGTTGCCAACGTGACCGACGAAGTGAGCGAAGGCGAAGAGATACTGGTGAAGGTCATTGAGATAGACAAGATGGGCAAGATCAGGCTGAGCAGGAAAGAGGCCATGCGGGAGCAGGAAAGTAAAGATAAATAA
- the rpsO gene encoding 30S ribosomal protein S15: protein MALDKVRKEGIIGDYKVHEKDTGSPEVQIAILSERITYLTEHFKTHTKDHHSRRGLLMLVSQRRKLLDYLKTTNKDRYEKIIARLGIRK from the coding sequence GTGGCACTTGACAAGGTTAGAAAAGAAGGCATTATTGGAGATTACAAGGTGCATGAGAAGGATACTGGTTCCCCCGAGGTTCAGATAGCGATCCTGAGCGAGAGAATAACGTATCTGACCGAGCATTTCAAGACCCATACGAAGGATCATCATTCACGGAGAGGACTGCTCATGCTCGTCAGTCAGAGAAGAAAACTGCTTGACTACCTCAAAACTACAAACAAGGATCGGTACGAGAAGATAATAGCTCGACTTGGGATCAGAAAATAG